In Candidatus Hydrogenedentota bacterium, a single window of DNA contains:
- a CDS encoding ATP-binding protein, with the protein MYALRDDIPPHPSTPGCSAIELRFSSLRELVPGICLASSTFAAGPGGGEMPKVNLVLRELLGNAIEHGNRNDPRRGVVCRVTRLSPHSVELSVTDEGLGFTADDVDLQFLDSPSDSSRGGLRLVNALSDSLRFELGGRRTVCQVSWNLDEHNPTQFQPPSSNASGKE; encoded by the coding sequence ATGTACGCATTACGAGACGACATTCCACCCCACCCATCGACGCCGGGCTGCAGCGCAATCGAGCTCCGCTTCTCCTCTCTCCGCGAACTTGTTCCGGGGATCTGCCTCGCGAGCAGCACCTTTGCCGCGGGTCCCGGAGGCGGGGAAATGCCCAAAGTAAATCTTGTGCTCCGCGAGTTGCTGGGCAACGCCATCGAGCACGGCAATCGCAACGATCCCCGGCGGGGTGTCGTGTGCCGCGTCACGCGTCTCAGCCCCCACTCGGTCGAGTTGAGCGTCACCGATGAAGGTCTGGGCTTCACCGCGGACGACGTGGATCTTCAATTCCTCGACAGCCCCTCGGATTCGAGCCGGGGCGGCCTGCGGCTGGTGAACGCGCTCAGCGATTCCCTGCGCTTCGAGCTCGGCGGGCGCCGCACCGTCTGCCAGGTTTCCTGGAACCTGGACGAGCACAATCCGACGCAATTTCAACCCCCATCAAGCAACGCATCAGGAAAGGAGTGA